The Rhopalosiphum maidis isolate BTI-1 chromosome 1, ASM367621v3, whole genome shotgun sequence genome has a segment encoding these proteins:
- the LOC113558888 gene encoding uncharacterized protein LOC113558888 translates to MTMENEHTLINLQFMKITGSYQLLIPSHDIKIFNINIYKIAFILQILFLAAAAIMGCFSIYSCRNDINQIIHYIIVIFAIYFAVFKYYFIIKNSKTIWDCMHMMSINFLSYNYHTKEIFKIARTRSSSLILISFSLWSSIVLYWSLSAILIHNSYLKIKYENGVYKYRSNALGLVFPVTDTFYNKYFLVFYTFEVVCLIFWGQMMWVFDILIISICISIKYQLKTIADSYSILGLKDNLTRNNKSTKNIEAILDLEILIQDQQNIFVKMKNMYQILTPVVFIQLAAESFQIILHACMILKLYFDGSMSPTVFLKLLFPELTYIFHLFLTCYLFSIVNYQKESMNFALYSGNWTDMNIKFKKLLLFTMRVNNAENLKMKISINRIVNMEMFADVMHITYSIASVMMKSYTK, encoded by the exons ATGACGATGGAGAATGagcatacattaattaatttgcagTTCATGAAAATTACTGGATCTTATCAACTACTAATACCATCAcacgatataaaaattttcaatatcaatatttataaaattgcattcatcctacaaatattattcctTGCTGCTGCTGCTATAATGGGATGTTTTAGCATTTACTCTTGTAGGAatgatataaatcaaattattcattatattatagtaatttttgcTATTTACTTCGccgtttttaagtattattttataataaaaaattcaaaaaccatttggGATTGTATGCATATGATGTCcatcaattttttatcatataattaccatacaaaagaaatatttaaaattgctcGAACTAGATCCTCAAGTTTGATATTGATTTCCTTTAGTTTGTGGTcttctattgtattatattggaGTTTGTCTGCAATTTTGATCCataacagttatttaaaaataaaatatgagaaTGGCGTTTATAAATACCGCTCTAATGCTCTTGGATTGGTGTTTCCGGTTACTGacacattttacaataaatattttcttgtattttatacttttgaagtagtttgtttgatattttggGGTCAAATGATGTGGGTTTTcgatattctaattatttcgatatgtataagtattaaataccaGTTGAAGACTATTGCTGACTCGTATAGTATACTAGGGCTAAAAGATAATTTGACAC GCAATAATAAAAGTACCAAAAACATTGAAGCTATATTAGATTTAGAAATACTGATTCAagatcaacaaaatattttcgt aaaaatgaaaaatatgtaccaAATACTTACACCAGTTGTATTTATTCAACTAGCGGCTGAgtcatttcaaattattttacatgcttgtatgattttaaag CTTTATTTCGACGGCTCAATGTCACCAAcagtttttctaaaattattatttccagaattaacgtatattttccatttattCCTCACTTGCTACTTGTTTAGCATTGTTAATTATcaa aAGGAATCCATGAATTTTGCTCTTTATAGTGGTAATTGGACggatatgaatattaaattcaaaaagttACTGTTGTTTACAATGCGAGTGAATAATGCAGAGAATTTGAAGATGAAAATATCAATCAACAGAATAGTTAATATGGAAATGTTTGCGGAT gtgATGCACATAACTTATAGTATAGCATCTGTGATGATGAAAAGTTAtactaaatga